A single region of the Bifidobacterium asteroides DSM 20089 genome encodes:
- a CDS encoding peptide ABC transporter substrate-binding protein encodes MKKGSQLTLVSATICALALLASGCGSGSDTKGAEQSPSSQAGNNTVVSIRGCEPAKPLIPSNTVESCGGSIADAINSKLVRFDDHGKAHNDLASEIKADDDMTQYKVTLADGRKFSDGTPITAKSFTKAWSWAANVNNGQLGSSFFANIKGYDDLQKEGAPADGQLSGLKVVNDKTFTVDLTSPSSTFPIQVGYTAFAPLPESFYKDTKAYGENPVSSGPYKFDSWQHNTMVKLRKNASYTGDVKIQNGGIDYRIYTDVASAYADVQAGNLDAIDTIPTSAQKTFLKDSLVKGYNEPGSVLQMFTIPTTMEHFGQNEEGHLRRQAISMALDRKMLIDKVLGGLGVQPTDFTAPTIPGYAKNLKGSDNLKYDAQKAKAAWAKADAISKWPADKSFQLVYNADGGAKDFYDGMANSIKNTLGINAVATPVPTFSEFRGNVNKRAYKDAAFRSAWSPDYPSPETYLLSNFASSAADGNGSNDGDYKNPKFDDLLKQAAKAKNTDEANKLFQQAEEILLQDMPAVPLYYSNNKGASAKNVQGLAIRWDGQANLAELSKQK; translated from the coding sequence ATGAAGAAGGGTTCACAGCTTACGCTCGTATCCGCAACCATCTGCGCCTTGGCGCTTTTGGCCAGCGGCTGCGGCAGTGGTTCTGACACCAAGGGCGCCGAGCAATCGCCCAGCAGCCAGGCCGGCAACAATACCGTCGTTTCGATTCGTGGGTGCGAGCCGGCCAAGCCGCTCATTCCCAGCAATACTGTGGAGAGCTGCGGCGGGTCGATCGCAGACGCCATCAATTCCAAGCTGGTCCGCTTCGACGACCATGGCAAGGCCCACAATGATCTGGCCTCGGAGATCAAGGCCGATGACGACATGACCCAGTACAAGGTCACCCTGGCCGATGGACGCAAGTTCTCTGACGGCACCCCCATCACGGCCAAGTCCTTCACCAAGGCATGGTCCTGGGCGGCCAATGTGAACAACGGCCAGCTGGGCTCCAGCTTCTTCGCCAACATCAAGGGTTATGACGATTTGCAGAAGGAGGGCGCGCCTGCCGATGGTCAGCTGTCCGGCCTGAAAGTAGTGAATGACAAGACCTTCACAGTGGATTTGACTTCGCCCTCCTCAACCTTCCCCATCCAGGTGGGCTATACCGCCTTCGCGCCGCTGCCCGAGTCCTTCTACAAGGACACCAAGGCCTACGGTGAGAACCCGGTCAGCTCGGGTCCCTACAAGTTCGATTCCTGGCAGCACAACACCATGGTCAAGCTCCGCAAGAACGCCTCCTACACGGGTGATGTCAAGATTCAGAACGGTGGCATTGACTACAGGATCTACACCGATGTCGCCTCGGCCTACGCCGATGTGCAAGCGGGCAACCTGGACGCGATCGATACCATCCCCACCTCGGCCCAGAAGACCTTCTTGAAGGACAGTCTGGTCAAGGGCTACAACGAGCCCGGCTCCGTCCTGCAGATGTTCACCATCCCCACAACCATGGAGCACTTCGGCCAGAACGAGGAGGGTCACCTGCGCCGTCAGGCCATCTCCATGGCTTTGGACCGCAAGATGCTGATCGACAAGGTCCTGGGTGGTCTGGGCGTGCAGCCCACCGACTTCACCGCGCCGACCATCCCTGGCTATGCCAAGAACCTCAAGGGTTCCGATAACTTGAAGTACGACGCCCAGAAGGCCAAGGCCGCTTGGGCCAAGGCAGACGCCATCAGCAAGTGGCCGGCCGACAAGAGCTTCCAGCTGGTCTACAACGCCGATGGCGGTGCCAAGGACTTCTATGACGGCATGGCCAACTCCATCAAGAACACCCTGGGGATCAATGCCGTGGCCACTCCTGTGCCCACATTCAGCGAGTTCCGAGGCAACGTCAACAAGCGCGCCTACAAGGATGCGGCCTTCCGGTCGGCCTGGTCACCCGACTACCCCTCTCCTGAGACCTACCTGCTGAGCAACTTCGCCAGCTCGGCGGCCGATGGCAATGGGTCCAACGACGGCGATTACAAGAACCCCAAGTTCGACGACCTGCTGAAGCAGGCTGCAAAGGCCAAGAACACCGACGAGGCCAACAAGCTTTTCCAGCAGGCCGAGGAGATTCTCCTGCAGGACATGCCTGCGGTTCCGCTCTACTACTCCAACAACAAGGGGGCGTCAGCCAAGAACGTGCAGGGATTGGCCATTCGCTGGGACGGCCAAGCGAACCTGGCGGAGTTGTCCAAGCAGAAGTGA
- a CDS encoding peptide ABC transporter substrate-binding protein has protein sequence MKKQSALTIAGAGLCVMALTLGACGGSGGSDSSAKGTNGGSSDAIISVFNPEPANPLIPSMTNEVGGGNPIDVMFSKLVRFDDKGKPANEIAKQIKANEDNTQYTVTINDGWKFSDGTPVTAQSFTKAWSWASSIANKQLGSSFFANIKGYDDLQKEGTPSDAQLSGLKVIDDKTFTVDLTSPSSTFPIQVGYTAFAPLPESFYKDTKAFGEKPVTVGPYKFQSWEHNKSIKLVRDPSYKGGVKVKNGGVEFRAYTDATAAYRDVQAGNLDVLDTLPASARKTFQTDSTVQAINDPGSVIQMFTIPTYMKHFGQDQEGKLRRQAISMAIDRPTIIKKVLSGTAKEVHDFTAPVIPGYSTSIKGSDVLKYDPSKAKELWAEANKISPWGEGDTFKVAYNADGAHKEIYDAVTNSIKNALGIQAAGNPLPTFSEFRSNVQNRKFTDSAFRSGWQPDYPSPESYLSSNFASSAADGNGSNDGDYKNPEFDELMDKAASAKNIDEANKIYQQSEELLFRDLPAVPLYYQNSNGVAAKNIKGFSFTWKGTPAYYNLSK, from the coding sequence ATGAAGAAGCAATCGGCCCTGACCATTGCTGGCGCCGGACTCTGCGTCATGGCGCTCACGCTTGGCGCCTGCGGCGGATCCGGCGGATCCGACTCCTCAGCCAAGGGGACCAACGGCGGCAGCTCGGATGCCATCATCTCGGTCTTCAACCCGGAGCCGGCCAATCCACTCATCCCCAGCATGACCAACGAGGTGGGTGGCGGCAACCCCATCGATGTCATGTTCTCCAAGCTGGTCCGCTTCGATGACAAGGGCAAACCGGCCAATGAGATCGCCAAGCAGATCAAGGCCAACGAGGACAACACCCAGTACACCGTGACCATCAATGACGGTTGGAAGTTCTCGGACGGCACCCCGGTTACCGCACAGTCCTTCACCAAGGCCTGGTCCTGGGCATCCAGCATCGCCAACAAGCAGCTGGGCTCCAGCTTCTTCGCCAACATCAAGGGCTATGACGACCTGCAGAAGGAGGGCACCCCCAGCGATGCCCAGTTGTCTGGCCTCAAGGTCATCGACGACAAGACCTTCACCGTGGACCTGACCTCGCCCTCCTCAACCTTCCCCATCCAGGTGGGCTATACCGCCTTCGCGCCGCTGCCCGAGTCCTTCTACAAGGACACCAAGGCCTTCGGCGAGAAGCCGGTGACCGTGGGACCCTACAAGTTCCAGTCCTGGGAGCACAACAAGTCCATCAAGCTGGTCAGGGATCCTTCCTACAAGGGCGGGGTCAAGGTCAAGAACGGCGGTGTTGAGTTCCGCGCTTACACCGATGCCACCGCGGCTTACCGCGACGTGCAGGCCGGCAACCTGGATGTGCTGGACACCCTTCCTGCCTCGGCTCGCAAGACCTTCCAGACCGACAGCACGGTCCAGGCCATCAACGACCCGGGCTCGGTCATCCAGATGTTCACCATCCCCACCTACATGAAGCACTTCGGCCAGGATCAGGAGGGCAAGCTCCGTCGCCAGGCCATTTCCATGGCCATCGACCGGCCGACCATCATCAAGAAGGTGCTGTCCGGAACCGCCAAGGAGGTCCACGACTTCACCGCCCCGGTCATCCCCGGCTATTCAACCAGCATCAAGGGATCCGACGTGCTCAAGTATGATCCGTCCAAGGCCAAGGAGCTCTGGGCCGAGGCCAACAAGATCTCCCCCTGGGGCGAGGGCGACACCTTCAAGGTCGCCTACAACGCCGATGGCGCCCACAAGGAGATCTACGACGCCGTCACCAACTCGATCAAGAACGCCCTGGGCATCCAGGCTGCGGGCAACCCTCTGCCCACCTTCAGCGAGTTCCGTTCCAACGTGCAGAACCGCAAGTTCACCGACTCGGCCTTCCGTTCCGGTTGGCAGCCTGACTACCCGTCGCCTGAGAGCTACCTGTCCAGCAACTTCGCCAGCTCGGCGGCAGATGGCAACGGGTCCAACGACGGTGACTACAAGAACCCCGAGTTCGACGAACTGATGGACAAGGCGGCCTCCGCCAAGAACATTGACGAGGCCAACAAGATCTACCAGCAGTCCGAGGAGCTGCTCTTCCGTGACCTGCCCGCAGTCCCGCTCTACTACCAGAACTCCAACGGCGTGGCAGCCAAGAACATCAAGGGATTCTCCTTCACTTGGAAGGGAACCCCCGCCTACTACAACCTCAGCAAGTGA
- a CDS encoding DUF6725 family protein, translated as MRLPATIPAGARLVVRIALGPDPEDGRPKFRDYVGHVVDWNGRRLILDRDPAANGSRPGERVTLQAEDMVALKPVPERRSPRPDPPNFSR; from the coding sequence ATGCGTTTGCCAGCAACCATACCGGCCGGAGCACGGCTGGTGGTCAGGATTGCCCTTGGACCGGACCCGGAAGACGGAAGGCCCAAATTCCGCGACTACGTAGGGCATGTGGTCGACTGGAACGGACGGCGGCTGATTCTGGACAGGGACCCTGCGGCCAATGGATCGCGTCCAGGGGAGCGCGTGACCCTGCAAGCAGAAGACATGGTGGCACTGAAGCCGGTTCCAGAACGCCGTTCGCCCCGACCGGACCCTCCCAATTTCAGTCGATGA
- a CDS encoding prephenate dehydratase domain-containing protein gives MSRASSGSPATAPDRTTLYFLGPEGTFTHQAALEAAGLMETRLGCQADLRPCTDAAAIVAAVEEGRGWGVLAWENNVEGHVVPNMDALIDARSVAGFGMVRLSIVFDAFVRADHGRLRQVAAHPHGLAQCKGFIKETGLNPLTANSNAAACRDLGSDQVALGPRICGSLYGLKTYRREVQDYQGAHTDFLILAPRDQAAGLARRLAPGGDFESIVTFIPLNTGPGVLANLLDRLRDAGLNMTSFMSRPIKGHDGTYSFVASIDAAPWQKGLHQVMADLLERGDWLKTLAVHPRTPHPAPPIREWMLPSAGAFRGEDPDSETISKELLW, from the coding sequence ATGAGCCGGGCTTCGTCTGGAAGTCCGGCGACTGCGCCCGACCGGACAACGCTGTACTTCCTGGGTCCCGAGGGGACCTTCACCCACCAGGCCGCTCTTGAGGCCGCCGGCCTTATGGAGACAAGGCTGGGCTGTCAAGCGGATCTGAGGCCCTGCACGGATGCGGCTGCCATCGTGGCTGCCGTGGAGGAGGGCCGAGGCTGGGGAGTGCTGGCCTGGGAGAACAACGTGGAGGGCCATGTGGTGCCCAACATGGATGCTTTGATCGACGCTCGATCAGTAGCGGGTTTCGGCATGGTCCGCCTGTCCATCGTCTTCGACGCCTTCGTCCGGGCCGACCATGGCCGCCTGCGTCAGGTTGCCGCCCACCCCCATGGACTGGCCCAGTGCAAGGGATTCATCAAGGAGACCGGCCTCAACCCGTTGACTGCCAACTCCAACGCTGCGGCCTGCCGTGATCTGGGCTCCGATCAGGTGGCCCTGGGTCCACGTATCTGTGGAAGCCTCTACGGACTAAAGACCTACCGGCGCGAGGTACAGGATTATCAGGGAGCCCACACCGACTTTCTTATATTGGCTCCCCGGGACCAGGCCGCCGGGCTGGCACGCCGACTGGCGCCAGGCGGGGATTTCGAGTCCATCGTCACCTTTATTCCCTTGAATACCGGGCCGGGCGTGCTGGCCAATCTGCTGGACCGTCTGCGCGATGCGGGCCTGAACATGACCTCATTCATGTCCCGGCCCATCAAGGGGCATGACGGGACCTACAGCTTCGTAGCCAGCATCGACGCCGCCCCATGGCAGAAGGGTCTGCATCAGGTGATGGCCGACCTGCTGGAAAGAGGGGACTGGCTCAAGACCCTGGCGGTCCATCCACGCACCCCGCATCCAGCGCCCCCCATCCGTGAATGGATGCTGCCCAGTGCGGGGGCCTTTCGGGGCGAGGACCCCGATTCCGAGACAATCAGCAAGGAGTTGTTATGGTAG
- a CDS encoding prephenate dehydrogenase, producing MAASPVLTSAHKIAVAGLGLIGGSLARRLASRGRFVIAWNHNDRPYEQARSQGIHCVDTLEELAKGKPDVLVLATPLRAMPEVLQALAPVLTRGTTLTDVGSVKGPVRRQVEQAGLVDRYVGAHPMAGSEGSGYEDSDPALLEDALWALCVDEHTDYSRFLTVADMVTQGLGNRLIALDDATHDRAAALISHMPHVVATALANMLTRSPDRRVASALAAGSWRDMTRVALTDPERTRAMVEENADQVADLLDVLVEDLQGMASLLRDQEPEADEKRRDFFLQANPFRRYRIALADQEQIPFTDLELDPQEGNWRQELMDSALRGEQVSAFLTTSCARVLHPPVID from the coding sequence ATGGCCGCCTCGCCGGTGCTGACCTCGGCCCATAAGATCGCGGTGGCGGGGCTGGGTCTGATTGGCGGATCGCTGGCCCGACGCCTGGCCTCACGGGGCCGGTTCGTCATTGCATGGAACCATAATGACCGCCCTTATGAGCAGGCCCGCAGCCAAGGAATCCACTGCGTGGACACTCTGGAGGAGCTGGCGAAGGGAAAACCCGACGTCCTGGTGTTGGCCACCCCCCTGCGGGCCATGCCCGAAGTGCTCCAGGCCCTGGCACCGGTCCTGACCAGAGGCACCACCCTGACCGACGTAGGCAGCGTCAAGGGCCCGGTACGCCGGCAGGTCGAACAGGCCGGTCTGGTCGATCGTTATGTAGGCGCCCACCCCATGGCCGGCAGCGAAGGCTCAGGCTACGAGGACTCGGATCCGGCACTCTTGGAAGATGCCCTCTGGGCCCTCTGTGTCGATGAGCATACGGATTACAGCCGCTTCCTGACCGTGGCCGATATGGTCACCCAGGGGCTGGGAAACCGGCTGATCGCTCTGGACGATGCCACTCATGACCGGGCCGCGGCACTGATCTCGCACATGCCCCATGTGGTGGCCACCGCCCTGGCCAACATGCTGACGAGGTCGCCTGACCGCCGCGTGGCTTCGGCCCTGGCGGCCGGATCCTGGCGGGATATGACCCGTGTGGCCCTGACTGATCCGGAGCGGACCCGGGCCATGGTGGAGGAGAACGCCGACCAGGTGGCCGACCTTCTGGATGTCCTGGTCGAGGATCTGCAGGGCATGGCTTCCCTTCTACGGGACCAGGAGCCGGAGGCCGATGAAAAGCGTCGGGACTTCTTCCTCCAGGCGAACCCCTTCCGACGCTACAGGATTGCCCTGGCCGATCAGGAGCAGATTCCCTTCACAGACCTTGAATTGGATCCACAGGAGGGCAACTGGCGGCAGGAGTTGATGGATTCGGCCCTGCGCGGCGAGCAGGTCTCGGCCTTCCTGACCACCAGCTGTGCCCGGGTGCTGCACCCGCCGGTCATCGACTGA
- a CDS encoding tyrosine recombinase XerC: protein MQGSQAKGVPAVDQDLQDFTDYLSRVAGKSPNTVRSYRADLAGFLHLMHLHGIDDPAQIDLATIRSWLAHEAATHARSTMARKTAALRSFFGWLSQHGRIKTDPTLALSSPKQSEHLPRILTHDQARTLMDTVDQDPVEPREDEDVQAALQVRDAAMLELLYATGMRVAELCGLDLDDVNRHSRTVKVLGKGSKERVLPYGLPADRALDRWLGEGRPVLAGSTAKSAHKAGQALFLGQLGGRVGQRQVRKVVHQAAGQAGVPDIAPHALRHSAATHMLDGGADLREVQEMLGHSSLRTTQRYTHVSIEQLRARYRQAFPRA from the coding sequence ATGCAAGGCAGCCAAGCGAAGGGAGTGCCCGCAGTGGACCAGGATTTGCAGGACTTCACCGACTATCTTTCCCGGGTGGCAGGCAAGAGTCCCAATACCGTCCGCTCCTACCGGGCCGATCTGGCGGGCTTTCTGCACCTGATGCATCTGCATGGCATCGATGACCCTGCGCAGATCGATCTGGCCACCATCAGGTCCTGGCTGGCTCACGAGGCCGCCACCCACGCCCGTTCGACCATGGCCCGGAAGACGGCCGCACTGAGGTCCTTCTTCGGATGGCTGAGTCAGCATGGTCGCATTAAGACGGACCCCACCCTGGCCCTGAGCAGTCCCAAGCAGTCCGAGCACCTTCCTCGGATCCTGACGCACGACCAGGCCCGCACCCTGATGGATACGGTCGACCAGGATCCGGTCGAGCCCCGGGAGGACGAGGATGTGCAGGCGGCCCTGCAGGTGCGGGACGCGGCCATGCTGGAGCTGCTGTATGCCACGGGCATGCGCGTGGCTGAGCTCTGCGGACTGGATCTGGATGACGTGAACCGACACAGCCGCACCGTAAAGGTTCTGGGCAAGGGTTCCAAGGAGCGGGTCCTGCCCTATGGCCTGCCTGCCGATCGTGCCCTGGATCGCTGGCTGGGGGAGGGGCGTCCGGTCCTGGCGGGCTCAACGGCCAAATCGGCCCACAAAGCAGGTCAAGCCCTCTTCCTTGGTCAGCTGGGCGGCAGGGTTGGTCAGCGGCAGGTTCGCAAGGTGGTTCATCAGGCGGCTGGTCAGGCCGGTGTGCCCGACATCGCTCCCCATGCCCTGCGGCACTCTGCGGCCACACATATGCTGGATGGTGGAGCCGACCTTCGTGAGGTTCAGGAGATGCTGGGCCACTCCTCCCTGCGGACCACCCAGCGCTACACCCACGTCTCCATCGAGCAGCTGCGGGCACGGTACAGGCAGGCTTTTCCGCGGGCCTGA
- a CDS encoding dipeptide ABC transporter ATP-binding protein, with the protein MTEADKNTTTNQENRPLLDVRDLQVAFTADGRTVHAVRKASFNVYPGQWVAIVGESGSGKSTSAMAVLGLLPGTGKVTGGSIRLNGRELVGLDRKDYEALRGSQVGLVPQDPMSNLNPVWRIGSQVKEALTANHMDVSREKRSRLAKALAGDEEVKVKKSDDELFISSKDLPGLLEAARQALSDAGVADVDKTMEAMKSEWDVGSETRWGVAKSLIDAGVNDDTAWTLAKEHVTGSDMNDRIAGLLSEAGLPEAATRARQYPHEFSGGMRQRALIAIGLASRPDLLIADEPTSALDVTVQKRILDHLRSLTESLGTAVLFITHDLGLAAERAQHIVVMYRGQVVESGPSLEVLQHPQHPYTKRLVQAAPSLASQRIISAKQRGQDAEGLLEHHVKGESTLERSEHVITVEHLTREFRLPRRKEMFKAVDDVSFSVKRGTTLAIVGESGSGKSTVANMVLHLLKPTSGRVTYEGQDIADFGSRQLMEFRRHVQPVFQNPYGSLDPMYSIYRSIEEPLRIHKIGNAKSRQRRVKELLDMVEMPESVMGRYPNELSGGQRQRIAIARAMALNPDVIICDEAVSALDVLVQDQVLRLLNDLQAEQGLSYLFITHDLAVVRQIADEVVVMQHGRLVEHATTDEVFDHPQRQYTKDLLDAIPGGKLRLGLD; encoded by the coding sequence ATGACTGAAGCAGACAAGAATACGACCACCAATCAGGAGAATCGGCCCCTGCTCGACGTGCGGGACCTGCAGGTGGCCTTCACCGCCGATGGGCGCACCGTCCATGCGGTTCGCAAGGCCTCCTTCAACGTCTACCCCGGCCAGTGGGTGGCCATCGTGGGGGAGTCAGGCTCCGGCAAGTCCACCTCTGCCATGGCTGTGCTGGGCCTTCTGCCCGGCACCGGCAAGGTGACCGGCGGCAGCATCCGGCTCAATGGCCGCGAGCTGGTGGGCCTGGACCGCAAGGACTATGAGGCGCTGCGCGGATCCCAGGTGGGCCTGGTCCCGCAGGATCCCATGAGCAACCTGAACCCGGTCTGGCGCATCGGCTCCCAGGTCAAGGAGGCGCTGACCGCCAACCACATGGATGTCTCCCGGGAGAAGCGCTCCCGGCTGGCCAAGGCCCTGGCTGGCGACGAAGAGGTGAAGGTAAAGAAGTCCGACGACGAGCTCTTCATCTCCTCCAAGGACCTGCCCGGTCTGCTCGAGGCTGCCCGTCAGGCACTGAGTGATGCCGGGGTCGCCGACGTGGACAAGACCATGGAGGCCATGAAGTCCGAGTGGGATGTGGGCTCCGAGACCCGCTGGGGCGTGGCCAAATCCCTGATCGACGCCGGCGTGAATGACGACACAGCCTGGACGCTGGCCAAGGAGCATGTGACCGGCTCGGACATGAACGACCGCATCGCCGGCCTGCTTTCGGAGGCCGGGCTGCCCGAGGCCGCCACCAGGGCCCGGCAGTATCCGCATGAGTTCTCCGGCGGCATGCGCCAGCGCGCCCTGATCGCCATCGGCCTGGCTTCCCGTCCCGACCTGCTGATTGCGGATGAACCCACCAGCGCTCTGGATGTGACCGTCCAGAAGCGGATTCTGGACCATCTGCGCAGCCTGACCGAATCCCTGGGAACCGCCGTGCTCTTCATCACCCACGACCTGGGCCTGGCAGCTGAACGCGCCCAGCACATCGTGGTCATGTACCGGGGCCAGGTGGTGGAGTCCGGACCCAGCCTGGAGGTTCTGCAACACCCCCAGCACCCATACACCAAGCGGCTGGTCCAGGCTGCGCCATCACTGGCCTCCCAGCGCATCATCTCCGCCAAGCAGCGCGGCCAGGATGCCGAGGGACTGCTGGAGCACCACGTCAAGGGCGAGAGCACCCTGGAGCGCAGCGAGCACGTCATCACCGTGGAGCACCTGACCCGCGAGTTCAGGCTGCCGCGCCGTAAGGAGATGTTCAAGGCGGTGGACGACGTCTCCTTCTCGGTCAAGAGGGGGACCACCCTGGCCATCGTGGGGGAGTCCGGCTCCGGCAAATCCACCGTGGCCAACATGGTTCTGCACCTGCTCAAACCCACCTCGGGCCGGGTGACCTACGAGGGCCAGGACATCGCCGACTTCGGCAGCCGTCAGCTCATGGAATTCCGGCGGCACGTGCAGCCGGTCTTCCAGAACCCCTATGGTTCCCTGGACCCCATGTACTCCATCTACCGCTCCATTGAGGAGCCCCTGCGCATCCACAAGATCGGCAACGCCAAGTCCCGGCAGAGGAGGGTCAAGGAGTTGCTGGACATGGTGGAGATGCCCGAGTCGGTCATGGGGCGTTACCCCAACGAGCTCTCCGGAGGCCAGCGTCAGCGCATCGCCATCGCCCGGGCCATGGCCCTGAATCCGGATGTGATCATCTGCGACGAGGCTGTCTCCGCCCTGGACGTGCTGGTCCAGGACCAGGTGCTGCGGCTGCTCAACGACCTGCAGGCCGAGCAAGGGCTGAGCTACCTGTTCATCACCCACGACCTGGCCGTGGTCAGGCAGATCGCCGATGAGGTGGTGGTCATGCAGCACGGCCGGCTGGTGGAGCACGCGACCACCGACGAGGTCTTCGACCATCCGCAGCGCCAGTACACCAAGGACCTGCTGGACGCCATCCCCGGCGGCAAGCTGCGCCTGGGTCTTGACTAG
- a CDS encoding ABC transporter permease, which translates to MGKYLLRRILQMIPVVLGTTLLIYALVFALPGDPVAAMFGDKPVNQAVAAQIRSEYNLDKPFIVQYVLFLKNALTLNFGNTFAGQPVISVIGRAFPVTIKLALMAFVFEGIFGVIFGIIGGLTKGKWSDNIILVLSLLLISVPTFVTGFILQYLFGVKWHLLPATAGANPGFIDLLMPAVVLGSVSMASIIRLTRTEITSNISEDYVRTARAKGMSNRSVIVRHVLRNSLIPVVTYLGADIGGLMGGAMITERIFNIQGVGNTLYQAILRGEGTLVVSIVTILVLIFVITSLLVDLLYAVLDPRIRYA; encoded by the coding sequence ATGGGAAAATATCTTCTGCGACGTATTCTGCAGATGATCCCCGTCGTTCTCGGTACGACACTGCTGATATACGCGCTGGTCTTCGCGCTTCCTGGCGACCCTGTGGCCGCCATGTTCGGGGACAAGCCGGTCAACCAGGCCGTTGCCGCACAGATACGTTCGGAATACAATCTCGACAAACCCTTCATCGTGCAGTATGTGCTCTTCCTGAAGAACGCGCTTACCCTGAACTTCGGCAACACCTTCGCCGGACAGCCCGTGATCAGCGTGATTGGCAGGGCCTTCCCGGTGACCATCAAGCTGGCCCTGATGGCCTTCGTCTTCGAGGGCATCTTCGGTGTGATCTTCGGCATCATCGGCGGCCTGACCAAGGGCAAGTGGTCGGACAACATCATCCTGGTCCTCTCCCTGCTGCTGATTTCGGTGCCTACCTTCGTCACCGGCTTCATCCTGCAGTATCTGTTCGGCGTCAAATGGCATCTGCTGCCGGCCACGGCCGGAGCCAATCCGGGCTTCATTGATCTGCTTATGCCGGCCGTCGTGCTGGGGTCGGTTTCCATGGCCTCCATCATCCGACTGACAAGGACGGAGATCACCTCCAACATCTCCGAGGATTACGTGCGCACGGCCCGGGCCAAGGGCATGAGCAACCGGTCCGTCATCGTGCGGCACGTGCTGCGCAACTCCCTGATCCCCGTGGTCACCTACCTGGGCGCCGACATCGGCGGACTCATGGGCGGGGCCATGATCACCGAGCGCATCTTCAACATCCAGGGCGTGGGCAACACCCTTTACCAGGCCATCCTGAGGGGCGAAGGCACCCTGGTGGTCTCCATCGTGACCATTCTGGTCCTGATCTTCGTCATAACCAGCCTCCTGGTCGACCTGCTCTACGCAGTGCTCGATCCGCGAATCCGGTATGCGTGA
- a CDS encoding ABC transporter permease, producing the protein MNESSEQNESQVRVYFPDPLPGQERFVAPIDETPLREVDSVDEDVPPTSMWADAWKTLRRNPLFIISAILAIVVILVALFPDLFAKQDPMACNLSNSVEPGRPGHPFGFDLQGCDVYSRVIHGARTSVAIGIMTTILVTVFGGLIGAIAGFFGGWVDAVLSRITDIFFAIPMILGAIVLLQMFRTSTSLWKIILTLTLFGWVNMARITRSAVLEAKNLEFNTASTALGSTPLRNLFRHILPNSLAPVIVMATMSLGSYIVSEATLSFLGIGLPSTVVSWGGDISTAQSLLTTNPSVLFYPSAALAITVLAFIMMGDAVKDALDPKSRTA; encoded by the coding sequence ATGAACGAGTCAAGCGAACAGAACGAAAGCCAGGTCCGCGTATACTTCCCCGACCCCTTGCCGGGGCAGGAGCGGTTCGTGGCCCCCATCGACGAGACGCCCCTGCGCGAGGTGGACTCGGTGGATGAGGACGTGCCGCCTACCAGCATGTGGGCCGACGCCTGGAAGACCCTGAGGCGCAACCCGCTCTTCATCATCTCCGCAATCCTGGCGATCGTGGTTATCCTGGTGGCCCTCTTCCCCGACCTCTTCGCCAAACAGGACCCCATGGCCTGCAACCTGTCCAACTCTGTGGAGCCAGGTCGGCCGGGGCACCCCTTCGGCTTCGACCTTCAGGGCTGCGACGTCTACAGCCGCGTCATCCACGGGGCCCGAACCTCGGTGGCCATCGGCATCATGACCACCATCCTGGTCACCGTTTTCGGCGGACTCATCGGCGCTATCGCTGGATTTTTCGGGGGCTGGGTTGACGCGGTGCTCAGCCGCATCACCGACATCTTCTTCGCCATCCCCATGATCCTGGGCGCCATCGTGCTCCTGCAGATGTTCCGTACCTCCACCTCACTGTGGAAGATCATCCTGACCCTGACCCTCTTCGGCTGGGTCAACATGGCGCGTATCACCCGAAGCGCCGTCCTGGAGGCCAAAAACCTGGAATTCAATACCGCATCCACGGCCCTGGGCTCCACGCCTCTGCGCAACCTCTTCCGGCATATCCTGCCCAACTCACTGGCCCCGGTCATCGTCATGGCCACCATGTCGCTGGGCAGCTACATCGTCTCTGAGGCCACTCTGAGCTTCCTGGGCATCGGTCTGCCCTCCACCGTGGTCTCCTGGGGCGGGGACATCTCGACGGCCCAGAGCCTCCTGACCACCAATCCCTCGGTCCTCTTCTATCCCTCCGCAGCCCTGGCCATCACCGTGCTGGCCTTCATCATGATGGGTGACGCGGTCAAGGATGCATTGGATCCCAAGAGCAGAACGGCCTGA